The window TTGAGCGTATCATCGCCGAAACCAGGGCCATGCAGATGGGCGAACAGGGGGGGGGAGGCAGGATCCAGGCGGGACAGGGCCAGCCTTTGTCCGATGATCAGATCAAAAAACTTGAAGCTTATTACGGATTTGACAAGCCTGTGCTCCAAAGCTATGGGCTTTGGCTTTTCAAGGTTCTTAAAGGCGATCTGGGCCGGTCCACCCGGTACCAGGACCCTGTGTGGGGTATGATTAAAGAGCGTATCCCCATATCCCTGTATTTCGGAGTGTTGAGTCTTCTGCTCATCTATGGTGTCTGCATCCCCCTGGGCGTGGCCAAGGCTGTGCGCCACAACAGCGGGTTTGACAACATAACATCGGCCATTATTTTTACGGGCTATGCCATTCCGGGCTGGGTTGCCGGGGTTATCATGCTGGTTCTTTTTGCCTCCCACATGGATCTGGCTCCTTTGGGCGGTCTTGCCTCGGACTATTTCACCGATATGACCCTTGGGCAAAAATTAAGAGATGTGGCCTGGCACACAGTTCTGCCTCTTCTCTCCTATGTGATCGGTTCCTTTACAGTCATGACTCTTTTGATGAAAAATACGCTCATGGACAACCTGTCCGCCGATTATGTGCGCACGGCCATGGCCAAGGGGTTGAGCTTTAAACAGGCCATCTTCCGTCACGCCCTGCGTAACAGTCTG is drawn from uncultured Desulfobacter sp. and contains these coding sequences:
- a CDS encoding ABC transporter permease subunit, translating into MTAYFIRRLLLVLPTFIGITIMVFTITRFVPGGPIERIIAETRAMQMGEQGGGGRIQAGQGQPLSDDQIKKLEAYYGFDKPVLQSYGLWLFKVLKGDLGRSTRYQDPVWGMIKERIPISLYFGVLSLLLIYGVCIPLGVAKAVRHNSGFDNITSAIIFTGYAIPGWVAGVIMLVLFASHMDLAPLGGLASDYFTDMTLGQKLRDVAWHTVLPLLSYVIGSFTVMTLLMKNTLMDNLSADYVRTAMAKGLSFKQAIFRHALRNSLIPIATSFGNNISILLMGSFLIEKVFNIDGMGLLGYEAILDRDYPVVMGILVISSLLFMVGNILSDVCVAIVDPRVRFK